GTTGTATATTTGCATTGAAGTTTGCAGCCACGGTTAAGGCTGATGGCCAACACCTCGGGGATGTATGGGGACTCCAGCCGACTGTAACAGCTACAGCGTGAGATGCAAATCAATCCCCCAATAAGCCGGAGTCCATCCGGCTTATTTTGTTTTCGGGGCTTTCTTAATCAGCAACCCGCGACGCACATTCTTATCCCTTAGTACATACCACGATTTTAGCATCAGCTTCGCTCGTTCAACTTTTCCAATCACGGCGATCGCCTCATCTTTGTAGTATTTGATCATTATGTAATTGTTGACTGCCCTCACATGGGTGTTCCTATCTTTTCGATCTCGACCAAGCCACACTTCATCAGGCGCATCAGCTACTTCCCGGATGGCATTCAAAAACTCAGTACGGAAAGCCCGTTTCTTTACTATATCTGTAGAGTGCGCAGTAAACGCCTTCTTTGTCATCTGCCACACACGGCCGACATAGTCTTTCACCTTCAATAGTTCCATGCCGGCCTCAATGACTTTATTCGCATCAAACCATTCTTCCGGTGATCCCTTGTATTTGGGTACCTCTTTTTTTGCTTCCTCTTTTAGCACATCGATCGATCCCTCAACGCCCCATTCGTCTGGGGTGATCTGCTCGATCGTCTTGCTGGGCATATCCGTAAAGTTGCGGATATACATCTGATTCTCCGTGAACACCGCGGCCTCATTAGCTCGATTGATGCCGAATCCCTGTGTCTCGCACCGTTTCCATTCGGGCGATTCAAGGTATTCGTCGCATTGCGCACGCATGCCCTCTATATCTAATTCGACCGCCTCATGCCTCATTCTGGGGGTAATGTAGCAACGGCAGTTCCACCCGTTGGGTGGCATAATCTTTTGCCAGCGCGGATCATTGACCGGCAGGATTAGCCCCTCTAAGACTTGGTGCTCCTGCCTTACACGGTTATCTCCCACGGTACGGTATTCCCAAAAGGGGAACACGTTCGTTTGCGCCATAAGGCGCCGGTAGGTGCTTGCCGATTCGGCCACGGATACGGCCGTATTGTACTCCGTGCGCAGCCATTGCTCATTGTAGACCTTTAGCAGCGCTCTGGCTTTCTTTCTGAAATCGCTGTAGCCCTTGCTCTCGCGGAACAGACGGTTTAATTCACTCACTTCGGCCAGTGTTTTGGCGGCTGAGAAATGAAACAGGTTTTGCTCCAAGGCGGTGATGTAAGCATCATCGTTGGCATTGTAGACAAAGCCACTATCAGCCAGACGGACGTCCGCGCGGCGATAGCCCTTTCGCAGTCCGCGGATGAGCTCCGTGTGGGTGTAGGCGAATAGTTCGGCGCTGAAATAAGCGTGGCCCTTTGTCTCAATCGTCTGTCGGATCAGGGCATCCGCAAGCGTGGCTTCCGAGAGTGTGAGGATGTCGGATGTCGCCCGGCCGTATGACCGGGCGGGGACGAAAAAATCGAACAACCGGGTAAAGAAGTTGCCGCGGTCGCGATCCGCATGTTTCACTTTGCGACTTGTCGGCGCATCATCCTCCGATGCCTTTTTGTCAGGCACGGTGGCGTCTGCTTTGCCCTTGTCGGGGGCGGTTTCTTCGTCCGTTTCTTCTTCCTCACTGTCCCCCTCGGGCACGCCAAACAGCGGCTGCGCCTGTCGGCGGGCGATAGGCTCGCCAGGCTCGGGCAGGGGGATGTTGTACTTTTCATGCAGGTAGCTCTGCGGGATGGGTAGGATGTCCGAGAGTTGAACGATTTCGGGCACCTCGAGCTCACGTTTGGCATCCATGTAGCGGAACTTCCCGCCAGTGATCGGATAGCCGCGACGGATGAGCATGGGCACAAAATAGCGATTGAGCATACGCTCCACGAACCGCCTATCGGCGCGGTGCTTCTTTTCTTGAACAGCCATGTGCACCTGCCCTTGCGCCAGCGAACTGCCGTCTACGGTGGTCATCGTCTGCCCCAAAATGGTGATCAGGATTTCCTCCGTACAAGCCTGTCGGAACTCTTTATATAGAAGCCCATTGCCAGACGCTGCGTTGGCTTCCTGCGTGGCCTCTGTCTCTTTGGGGATAACGAGATAAGGCGCCGATCCGGCCGTCTCGAAGGCGCGGATCAATTCGCGGCGGCTGGCCTCGTCCATTGCACTGTATTTGCCGATGCGCAGGGGCATGCCGAACAACTCGACAAACTGCGCCCAGTCGCCAAATCCGCCGCGTTTGTAGATGACCAGTGGCGAGACCTTCAGCAATAGCCCGAGATCGTCGTCTTTGCCCCACTGAATGATCCGATCATCACCGGCGTAGGAGATACCGCGATCATCCGTCTGCTGCCTTACAATCTCTTTCAACTTCGGGCGGATGTGCTTCCGATTGATAGACGTAAAGCGGAAGGCTCGATCCTCATCAAAATCGAACTCATCGACGGAGATACCCCAGAATTTGGCCATCATAATCTCGCCGATCAGTTCCTCGAACTCGACCGTATCCATCAGATCATACATCACATCCACGTCTTTGTTGTCGATCGTGAACGACAGATCGGCGTCTTTGACGGCGTCGATACGTTTATCGATGGCGTCGGCAAGCACGCCATCCAGCAGGATGTCACTATACAGGTCGTAAAGCTTTGTACGGTTGCCATTGTCGGCCATACGCAGTGCGGAGCGCCATGCGGCCACATCGTGGACGGTGCGCACCACAGGCTGCACGATGATCTGCGTAGAGATGGGGCCAGCGGCGGCCTGTTTATGCTTCGTTTTATTGCTCATTAAATGGCGTTTAATCGGTGTTTAATCAGTGCTTAATAATGCTGGCCGCGTTTGGGATTGCTGCCAAAGTGGATCTTTCCGATCGGCGACTCATTGCCGGGCTCAGTGGTGCGTGGGGGTAGGTCTGGCGAGAGATCGCCCTTTTGCACAAGCCGCAGCCACGCGATAGCGCTGTCGTAACGCTTTTCGCGTAGTTCCATATCGATACAGGCATTGCCGAGGTTCACAAAGTGCCACACGGCAATGTCTTTGACAAATAGCAGCAACAGCGCATTGCGCGCCTCACCCTCAGCCGAGAAAATGGCAGCCGTGTCGAAGTCATGCAAGTAGCTTTTGGCCTCGGCAATGGCAGCATCGATGGCGGCCACGGGTATGGCCTCTGTGTCGCGGCTAATGACGGCCACCGTCTCGTCATGCAGGTGGGTATAAAGTTCGTCGACGGTCAGAAACATGGGGAAAGAAGTGAAAACGAAAAGTGAAAAACTAAGCCTGCCCGGCGCTCAGCTGGGCGATGATTTCACGCTCACGGTCGGAGATTGCCCATGCCACGCTGGCTACCTTTTCCGCCTTGAGGCGGTCGGCCTCACGAAGGGCTTCTTCCATGCGAGCGGCTTGTTGGTCAGACAGCAAAAAGCCACCGCCATAGATGTACTTCTTCACTGCCTGTTGGCTGTCCAAACGGCGGACAAACGTGGCCCCACTGCGAGGGATCGAGAGCGCTACGCCGTGGCTGGCGCAGCGGGACAGATCGGAGAATGTCAGCAAATGCGAGGGGTAGCTATAGCGCGGCAAAGGATCTTTGCTACGCATAGCCGTCGTGAGGCGCTCATAAAGATCGGGCACGGACATGGCCAGCGTGTC
The sequence above is drawn from the Tannerella serpentiformis genome and encodes:
- a CDS encoding phage portal protein family protein; this encodes MSNKTKHKQAAAGPISTQIIVQPVVRTVHDVAAWRSALRMADNGNRTKLYDLYSDILLDGVLADAIDKRIDAVKDADLSFTIDNKDVDVMYDLMDTVEFEELIGEIMMAKFWGISVDEFDFDEDRAFRFTSINRKHIRPKLKEIVRQQTDDRGISYAGDDRIIQWGKDDDLGLLLKVSPLVIYKRGGFGDWAQFVELFGMPLRIGKYSAMDEASRRELIRAFETAGSAPYLVIPKETEATQEANAASGNGLLYKEFRQACTEEILITILGQTMTTVDGSSLAQGQVHMAVQEKKHRADRRFVERMLNRYFVPMLIRRGYPITGGKFRYMDAKRELEVPEIVQLSDILPIPQSYLHEKYNIPLPEPGEPIARRQAQPLFGVPEGDSEEEETDEETAPDKGKADATVPDKKASEDDAPTSRKVKHADRDRGNFFTRLFDFFVPARSYGRATSDILTLSEATLADALIRQTIETKGHAYFSAELFAYTHTELIRGLRKGYRRADVRLADSGFVYNANDDAYITALEQNLFHFSAAKTLAEVSELNRLFRESKGYSDFRKKARALLKVYNEQWLRTEYNTAVSVAESASTYRRLMAQTNVFPFWEYRTVGDNRVRQEHQVLEGLILPVNDPRWQKIMPPNGWNCRCYITPRMRHEAVELDIEGMRAQCDEYLESPEWKRCETQGFGINRANEAAVFTENQMYIRNFTDMPSKTIEQITPDEWGVEGSIDVLKEEAKKEVPKYKGSPEEWFDANKVIEAGMELLKVKDYVGRVWQMTKKAFTAHSTDIVKKRAFRTEFLNAIREVADAPDEVWLGRDRKDRNTHVRAVNNYIMIKYYKDEAIAVIGKVERAKLMLKSWYVLRDKNVRRGLLIKKAPKTK
- a CDS encoding phage protein Gp36 family protein encodes the protein MFLTVDELYTHLHDETVAVISRDTEAIPVAAIDAAIAEAKSYLHDFDTAAIFSAEGEARNALLLLFVKDIAVWHFVNLGNACIDMELREKRYDSAIAWLRLVQKGDLSPDLPPRTTEPGNESPIGKIHFGSNPKRGQHY